Proteins from a single region of Halalkalibaculum roseum:
- a CDS encoding efflux RND transporter permease subunit has protein sequence MKKFTVAGRVLQRPITVIMITLIMIGFGAFSLTKLKVTLYPSFNIPILAISTGYGNVAPEDIARIIVDPIEGAVSSIEGIDELESNISKGSAFIILRLKNGVNIRNTELKVREAIGRIRNELPTEASEPVIFQFDPENFPIMRLSLEASNQGLDDLRELGVEFIEPRIERLPGVASADTRGGLERKIYVNVDPMSLAQHKMVPADIERALRNNNVEVPVGSIISGTNSYSVRAESMFQNVENIRQTIITRSENGIPIRIKDVATVEDGFSEINTLVEINGKNSVTLEIQKKSDANTLDVTTAVISELENINRGLPAGASLEVLTNDGENIENSISNLTQSALAALIVVIIILFIVMGGWRISLVVAATIPVSVTASFAAMYAAGLTLNILTITALALAIGLLVDNAIVVSESIARKLEEEVPKFQAALEGTNEVIGALLGATLTTLGVFTPIIGISGIQGQFFVEFAITISIAIAISFLASIILVPVLSLLILNKSEFQKDNTTSRIVKRMERWYSVSLNWVMFHKWTAAVFVVAIIGGSYVLFQTLETDFFPQGDSGSVNVSVELPSGTKLVRTAEILRDFSQQLQDMPEVETVINNIGQRRFSSQTNIGSMSVNLVPQSQRDVSTTQFSARLRRQLQAPGVEVNIRGGGGGGFGSFGQGIRLSLVGPDVNVLQAISNKIENVMMQDPDVISVDNGRTSPTPELQYIVDRNRISKMGSSLNEIANSLKTQAQGTRVGFFRDKGREVPIEVRVSKSVITNREQLFDLELIQVNDQRIPVSALGYFESVKGLERIERRDRQTVLDVNIEVDGNANEYREEVINVIQREVILPDGYRYEFTGSLSDADEGSSEVLWALLAAIALTYMIMASLFENFRDPFVIFFTIPLAFFGALAGLFIFNTPIGATAFIGIFMLVGIIVNNGIVLVDYMHIYTKNNQFSDSLFNNVIEACKRRMRPILLTALTTICSMIPLAIGLGTGSEIWAPLARTVIGGLFFGSVLTLYVVPVFVMGISKERREAIKKHAEEMKG, from the coding sequence ATGAAAAAATTTACCGTTGCAGGAAGAGTTTTACAAAGACCTATCACCGTGATCATGATCACGCTGATCATGATCGGTTTCGGCGCTTTTTCGCTGACGAAACTGAAGGTAACGCTCTACCCTTCCTTCAACATACCTATCCTTGCTATATCCACCGGTTATGGCAATGTAGCGCCGGAAGATATTGCCCGCATTATTGTGGACCCTATTGAGGGTGCAGTATCATCCATTGAGGGAATTGACGAGCTGGAGTCGAATATCAGCAAAGGCAGCGCCTTCATCATACTACGACTAAAAAACGGGGTTAACATCCGGAATACGGAGCTCAAGGTCAGGGAGGCTATAGGCAGGATAAGAAACGAATTACCGACCGAGGCCTCAGAGCCTGTGATATTTCAGTTCGATCCCGAAAACTTCCCCATCATGCGGCTCAGCCTTGAGGCCAGTAACCAGGGTCTTGATGATCTTCGTGAACTTGGGGTGGAGTTTATCGAACCGAGAATTGAACGCTTGCCCGGAGTAGCTTCTGCCGATACCCGCGGGGGGTTGGAGCGGAAGATCTATGTCAATGTCGACCCCATGTCGCTGGCTCAGCACAAAATGGTCCCGGCAGATATCGAAAGGGCACTGCGAAATAACAATGTAGAAGTACCGGTCGGAAGTATTATTTCCGGTACAAACAGCTATAGCGTCAGGGCGGAATCGATGTTCCAGAATGTGGAGAATATCCGCCAGACCATCATCACACGATCTGAAAACGGTATCCCGATTCGAATCAAAGATGTAGCGACGGTCGAAGACGGCTTCTCAGAAATCAATACGCTTGTCGAGATCAACGGAAAGAACAGTGTGACCCTGGAGATTCAGAAAAAGTCCGACGCCAATACGCTCGATGTAACCACTGCAGTAATTTCAGAACTCGAAAATATTAACCGGGGCTTGCCGGCAGGGGCTTCGCTGGAGGTGCTGACTAATGACGGGGAGAATATTGAAAACTCCATTTCTAACCTCACCCAGTCTGCACTTGCTGCACTCATTGTCGTTATCATTATCCTGTTTATTGTTATGGGTGGATGGCGAATTTCACTGGTGGTAGCCGCAACCATACCTGTATCGGTGACCGCAAGTTTTGCCGCAATGTATGCGGCAGGATTGACTCTTAATATCCTGACGATTACTGCCCTGGCACTTGCCATCGGATTGTTGGTAGATAATGCCATTGTGGTATCAGAAAGTATTGCACGAAAGCTGGAGGAAGAAGTACCTAAATTCCAGGCAGCACTCGAAGGCACCAATGAGGTTATCGGTGCCCTCCTGGGAGCCACGCTGACAACCCTGGGTGTATTTACACCGATAATCGGTATCTCCGGAATACAGGGGCAGTTTTTTGTAGAATTTGCAATTACTATCAGTATTGCAATCGCGATCTCATTCCTTGCGTCCATCATACTGGTGCCCGTACTATCACTGCTCATCTTAAATAAATCCGAATTTCAGAAAGACAATACTACCTCTCGCATCGTCAAAAGGATGGAGCGATGGTATTCCGTGAGCCTGAACTGGGTGATGTTTCATAAATGGACAGCCGCTGTATTTGTGGTAGCTATAATAGGCGGATCCTATGTGCTTTTCCAAACACTGGAGACGGACTTTTTCCCACAGGGAGACAGCGGATCGGTAAATGTCAGTGTTGAACTACCATCGGGTACCAAGCTGGTCAGGACAGCCGAAATTCTCAGAGATTTCAGTCAACAGCTTCAGGATATGCCTGAAGTTGAGACCGTCATCAACAATATCGGGCAAAGACGCTTCTCCTCCCAGACCAATATCGGTTCCATGAGTGTCAACCTGGTGCCTCAGAGCCAGCGGGATGTCAGCACCACGCAGTTTTCTGCCCGATTGCGTAGGCAACTGCAGGCCCCCGGTGTTGAAGTTAACATTCGCGGCGGCGGTGGCGGAGGCTTCGGCTCCTTCGGGCAGGGTATACGGTTAAGCCTGGTAGGTCCTGATGTGAATGTGCTCCAGGCCATATCTAACAAAATTGAAAATGTGATGATGCAGGATCCGGATGTAATCTCTGTAGACAATGGAAGAACCTCTCCTACACCCGAACTGCAATACATTGTGGATCGTAACCGGATCAGTAAAATGGGCAGTTCTCTGAATGAGATTGCCAACTCTCTTAAGACACAAGCACAGGGAACCCGGGTAGGGTTTTTCAGGGACAAGGGACGCGAAGTGCCCATCGAGGTTAGAGTATCCAAATCAGTCATTACTAACCGCGAACAGCTATTCGATCTCGAATTGATACAGGTCAACGACCAGCGCATTCCGGTTTCTGCGCTGGGATATTTTGAAAGTGTAAAAGGACTTGAACGCATCGAACGCCGGGATAGGCAGACCGTACTTGATGTAAATATTGAAGTTGACGGAAATGCGAATGAGTATCGTGAAGAGGTCATTAATGTCATCCAGAGAGAAGTGATACTTCCCGACGGCTACCGCTATGAATTTACAGGATCGCTCAGTGACGCCGATGAAGGATCCTCAGAAGTGCTTTGGGCTCTACTTGCAGCCATTGCCTTAACCTATATGATCATGGCTTCCCTGTTCGAGAATTTCCGGGATCCTTTTGTGATTTTCTTTACCATACCTCTGGCCTTCTTCGGGGCTCTTGCCGGACTGTTTATTTTCAATACGCCGATTGGAGCTACCGCTTTTATAGGGATTTTCATGCTGGTCGGAATCATCGTGAACAATGGTATCGTACTGGTCGATTACATGCATATTTACACAAAGAACAACCAGTTTTCCGATTCTCTATTTAATAATGTTATAGAGGCCTGCAAGAGAAGGATGCGTCCTATCTTACTGACAGCCCTTACTACCATCTGTTCCATGATTCCATTGGCCATAGGACTTGGAACAGGTTCGGAAATATGGGCACCTCTGGCACGTACCGTAATCGGTGGACTTTTCTTTGGATCCGTATTAACCCTTTATGTAGTACCTGTATTTGTTATGGGCATTAGCAAGGAAAGACGGGAGGCTATTAAAAAGCATGCCGAAGAAATGAAAGGATAA
- a CDS encoding SusD/RagB family nutrient-binding outer membrane lipoprotein, with product MKTILHNKFVLIILLLTFSTCNVNDAFVDGYREDPNLPTDAPAEKVFIAAQTAQIVYHEGYGSRIANMWTQHFVGTENQYENIYGYGVTTQDFLSIWFDPYVRVLANLRIVQEKAAASGKENLVAIAKISEAMTIGTTAALFGDIPYEEAAQAEEGNQQPVFDNQIQVYESVIAKLDEAIQSLEGAPDLPEGVDAFTLEGDAEEWIAVAYTLKARFHMHLSNQDASQLDLAFSAAQNGIMVNDGSADLLIPHGTVSGENVNLWSAFKSDRGWMTGENSYALELLNNRNNTKTDESARSAFFYDPDDDFLPNSVDGAYQPDSPFPLATYTENMLIIAEVEARRDNDQQALNALNAVRQYNENTYGGNYDDLTLADFLVGGEYESTTILQEVLDEAYLTYISRLEAFNLIRRVDYPLAPVEGSEIPQRFLYSEQEANANPNTPSPLPGLFEATAVNQ from the coding sequence ATGAAGACTATATTACATAATAAATTCGTTCTCATTATTTTACTATTAACATTTAGCACCTGCAACGTTAACGATGCATTTGTTGACGGATACAGGGAAGATCCAAACTTGCCAACCGATGCTCCTGCTGAAAAAGTATTTATAGCTGCGCAGACGGCTCAAATTGTCTATCACGAGGGATATGGATCGCGCATTGCCAATATGTGGACACAGCATTTCGTAGGCACTGAAAACCAGTATGAAAATATATATGGTTATGGGGTTACCACTCAGGATTTTCTGAGCATTTGGTTTGATCCCTATGTTCGGGTACTCGCAAACTTACGTATCGTGCAGGAGAAAGCGGCAGCGAGCGGGAAAGAAAATTTGGTTGCCATAGCTAAAATCAGTGAAGCGATGACCATCGGCACCACAGCTGCCTTGTTCGGAGATATTCCTTATGAAGAAGCTGCTCAAGCCGAAGAGGGGAACCAGCAACCTGTATTTGATAACCAAATCCAGGTATATGAAAGCGTAATCGCAAAGCTTGATGAAGCAATTCAAAGCTTAGAAGGGGCACCCGATCTTCCTGAAGGCGTTGATGCTTTCACTCTTGAAGGAGATGCTGAAGAATGGATAGCAGTTGCCTATACGCTAAAGGCACGGTTTCATATGCACTTAAGTAACCAGGATGCTTCCCAGCTTGATCTAGCTTTTTCGGCCGCGCAAAACGGTATAATGGTTAATGATGGAAGTGCAGATCTTCTTATTCCACATGGAACAGTTTCCGGTGAAAATGTTAACCTCTGGAGCGCTTTTAAAAGCGATCGTGGATGGATGACCGGTGAAAACTCATACGCACTTGAATTGTTAAATAACCGGAATAATACAAAGACGGATGAAAGTGCTCGTAGTGCTTTCTTTTATGATCCTGACGATGATTTTCTTCCAAACAGTGTAGATGGGGCATACCAGCCCGATTCTCCTTTCCCACTTGCAACCTATACTGAAAATATGCTGATCATTGCAGAAGTAGAAGCTCGCCGCGATAATGACCAACAGGCCCTGAATGCTCTAAATGCTGTACGTCAGTATAATGAGAATACATATGGTGGGAACTATGACGATCTCACACTGGCTGATTTTCTTGTTGGCGGTGAATACGAATCTACTACTATACTTCAGGAAGTACTGGATGAAGCTTACCTGACATATATTAGCAGGTTGGAGGCATTCAACTTAATTCGTCGGGTTGATTATCCTTTAGCTCCGGTTGAAGGTTCTGAAATTCCTCAGCGCTTTTTATACTCTGAACAGGAAGCCAATGCTAACCCGAATACTCCCAGTCCGTTGCCGGGACTTTTCGAAGCAACAGCGGTAAATCAGTAA
- a CDS encoding efflux RND transporter permease subunit, with protein sequence MKALARKAVERPVTFLMISLIVIGFGLFGLSNLRLNLYPDVSFPTITVYTTYEGVAPEDMETLITRPIEEAVGSISGVRRVRSLSSQGASVVKLNFNWGTDLYIAESDVRKELDFVRRRVPDDAEQPIVFSYDPNQEPIVVLTLTSSIRSPRELRTIAKQQLEQRLERIPGIASSETSGGYERQINIELSNDQIRSYGLSISTVANKLREENIQVPAGELIEGNTVYSLRTIGEFKNVDQIRNTIIAVRDGQTLLLEDVAKVEDGVAQPIGNVHVDGEDGVILNIYRQSDANVVTAANEVIANIQDLQKIVPQDVQIDVLTNKANFIEMSIDNLLLTGLQAVILVVLILLAFLRSSRSALIIAISIPISIIATFSIMDWAELSLNIISLSGLTLAVGLVVDDAVVVLENIFRFKEEGEDAKSSSIFGAQEVAVPVVISTLTTLVVFIPILFVPGIAGFLFRDLALTISFALAVSSIVALSLIPMMSSQLLSKKAAEEVSKSYLKRLLDWSRGNVYKRILASPLLLLGALVFPLVWLFKFISKKTGGFFKNTVGPIFTNALDNLEGWYRKTLDRFVNSSGTVVMSAFVLFIVTLPLFYTLGGEFFPRVDENAFTLDVQREPGVSLFELERTITQVESVINEEVPEARLIVSDFGDKEGIEGADNPGGYQGTVRVELVPQSERARSQAAIVSDLLLELESIAGAEIKEVREDPLSPEGENGLIVQIYGFNPQTKQEISNGVKQRLRDIDGIVNVFSTADEGRPELRVTMDRERISRLGMTTSQVANALSNAVKGNLATTYVDQGIEFEVLVQLRPGDKAETTDLTNLQVETPDGGFVPLGNLARIERFSGPTNILRINQERVTEVTADLSDIDMGTATARTRASLDQIEWPEGYRYEIAGSAEDQAASFNYLMIAFMIAGILTYMVMASQFESLVEPFIIILTIPLALTGVLVTLWATGTSISVTSMVGLILLSGIVVNNGIVMIDYIKILQARDLSRHEAIVTGATRRLRPILMTAFTTILSMVPLALEIGSGSETWSPMARTVIGGLTMSTLLMLFVVPCMYNIINSLVEKLGFDSVHKIDPIGKQKLAEA encoded by the coding sequence ATGAAAGCTTTAGCAAGAAAAGCAGTTGAGCGGCCGGTAACCTTTTTGATGATCAGCCTGATTGTTATAGGCTTCGGGCTGTTCGGACTCTCAAATCTTAGGCTCAATCTCTACCCGGATGTCTCTTTTCCTACCATCACCGTGTACACCACCTATGAGGGCGTGGCACCCGAAGACATGGAAACACTCATCACCCGCCCTATTGAAGAGGCAGTAGGCAGCATTAGTGGGGTTCGCAGGGTTCGTTCCCTATCAAGCCAGGGGGCTTCTGTGGTGAAGTTGAATTTCAACTGGGGAACTGATCTGTATATTGCTGAATCGGATGTACGTAAGGAGCTCGACTTTGTGCGGCGAAGAGTACCCGATGATGCGGAACAGCCCATTGTATTTTCCTACGATCCGAACCAGGAACCTATAGTGGTATTAACCCTGACTTCATCCATCAGAAGTCCGCGTGAGCTGCGTACCATTGCCAAACAGCAGCTGGAGCAGCGCCTTGAACGTATTCCGGGCATTGCCTCCAGTGAAACTTCGGGAGGCTATGAGCGACAGATCAATATTGAGCTGAGTAATGACCAGATAAGATCGTACGGGCTTAGTATTTCCACGGTAGCCAATAAGCTCAGAGAAGAGAATATACAGGTTCCTGCCGGTGAACTCATAGAAGGTAATACGGTCTACTCTCTACGAACCATCGGAGAGTTCAAGAATGTCGATCAGATCAGGAACACCATTATCGCTGTTCGTGATGGCCAGACGCTGTTACTTGAGGATGTCGCAAAGGTGGAAGATGGGGTTGCCCAGCCCATCGGCAATGTACATGTGGACGGCGAGGATGGGGTTATTCTAAACATCTATCGTCAAAGCGATGCGAATGTGGTTACCGCTGCCAATGAGGTCATAGCGAACATTCAGGATCTGCAGAAAATCGTACCGCAGGATGTTCAAATTGATGTGCTGACAAACAAGGCCAACTTTATTGAGATGTCCATCGACAACCTGCTACTGACCGGTCTGCAGGCTGTAATCCTCGTCGTGCTCATTTTGCTGGCTTTCCTTCGCAGTTCGCGTTCTGCCCTCATTATAGCCATCTCCATTCCAATTTCTATCATTGCAACCTTCAGCATCATGGATTGGGCCGAACTGAGTCTTAACATTATTTCCCTTTCCGGGCTAACGCTTGCCGTCGGACTCGTCGTGGATGATGCGGTTGTTGTGCTTGAAAATATTTTTCGATTCAAAGAAGAAGGAGAAGACGCCAAGTCATCCTCCATATTCGGTGCACAGGAGGTTGCTGTTCCGGTCGTTATATCCACCCTAACTACCCTCGTGGTGTTTATACCTATACTCTTTGTACCGGGCATTGCCGGTTTCCTTTTCAGGGATCTGGCCCTCACCATATCCTTTGCCCTTGCGGTTTCCTCCATCGTAGCGCTATCGCTCATTCCAATGATGAGTTCACAACTGCTGAGCAAGAAAGCCGCTGAAGAGGTGTCTAAATCGTATCTCAAACGTTTGCTGGACTGGAGCCGCGGAAATGTGTACAAACGCATACTGGCTTCCCCCTTGTTGCTGCTTGGTGCACTGGTTTTTCCCCTTGTATGGCTATTTAAATTTATCAGCAAAAAGACAGGCGGATTCTTTAAAAATACTGTAGGTCCGATATTCACCAATGCCCTGGATAACCTTGAGGGATGGTACCGGAAAACATTGGACCGTTTTGTCAACAGCAGCGGAACAGTTGTCATGTCAGCCTTCGTATTGTTCATAGTAACCTTACCACTTTTCTACACACTTGGGGGAGAATTCTTTCCCCGAGTCGATGAAAATGCTTTTACCCTTGACGTTCAGCGTGAGCCTGGCGTCAGCCTGTTTGAGCTCGAGCGAACCATCACTCAGGTAGAGTCTGTAATCAACGAAGAAGTACCTGAAGCGCGACTGATAGTCTCTGATTTTGGAGATAAAGAAGGAATTGAAGGGGCCGACAATCCAGGAGGATACCAAGGGACCGTTCGGGTAGAGCTTGTGCCCCAGTCGGAAAGAGCCCGTTCGCAGGCTGCCATTGTCAGCGATCTCCTGCTTGAACTTGAAAGTATTGCAGGTGCCGAGATTAAGGAAGTACGGGAAGATCCACTGAGTCCCGAAGGAGAAAACGGACTGATTGTTCAGATATACGGATTTAACCCGCAGACTAAGCAGGAAATCTCCAATGGCGTGAAGCAGCGGCTCAGGGATATAGACGGTATTGTGAATGTTTTTAGTACTGCTGATGAAGGTCGTCCCGAGCTCAGGGTGACTATGGACCGGGAACGTATTTCACGACTCGGAATGACAACCTCGCAGGTAGCCAATGCGCTGAGCAATGCCGTCAAAGGCAATTTGGCAACCACCTATGTAGATCAGGGTATTGAGTTCGAGGTACTGGTTCAGTTGAGGCCGGGTGATAAAGCGGAAACCACTGACCTTACGAATCTCCAGGTCGAGACACCTGATGGCGGTTTTGTACCGCTGGGTAACCTGGCACGTATCGAGCGATTCAGTGGGCCGACAAATATTCTGCGTATCAACCAGGAACGTGTGACTGAGGTTACGGCCGACCTTTCGGATATCGACATGGGTACGGCAACTGCGAGAACACGCGCCAGCCTCGATCAAATCGAGTGGCCCGAAGGATACCGCTACGAGATCGCAGGTTCTGCCGAAGATCAGGCAGCTTCCTTCAACTACCTGATGATTGCATTCATGATCGCAGGTATCCTCACATATATGGTGATGGCATCACAATTCGAAAGTCTTGTCGAGCCCTTTATCATCATACTCACCATACCGCTAGCTCTGACCGGGGTTTTGGTTACGCTTTGGGCTACCGGAACCTCTATCAGTGTCACCTCCATGGTCGGGCTGATACTGCTTTCCGGTATTGTGGTCAATAACGGTATTGTGATGATTGACTATATTAAAATTCTGCAGGCCAGGGATTTATCGCGACATGAAGCAATTGTAACAGGTGCCACCCGAAGACTGCGACCTATACTGATGACTGCCTTCACAACCATATTATCCATGGTACCGCTGGCTCTGGAGATAGGTTCCGGTTCGGAAACCTGGAGCCCTATGGCTCGGACCGTGATCGGCGGACTGACGATGTCTACCCTGCTGATGTTGTTTGTAGTGCCTTGCATGTACAATATCATCAACTCACTCGTTGAAAAATTGGGCTTCGATTCGGTGCATAAGATTGATCCGATCGGTAAACAAAAACTGGCCGAGGCGTAA